GTCAACCCCGAACTGGCGCAGTTTCTCAGCGCCGGCACTCCCAGCCATGTATTGCGCCTCAGCTGGCGTTACTGGACGCGCATCAAGGTCGTTGCGGACGAGAGCGTGACCATGGAGGATTTTCATTTTCTCGACAAAGAGGGGCAGGAGGATCTGACGCAAAAGTACAGCTGAGCGTCCGGGCGACATCGCCGGGCGGATCATGCCTGGCGACAAAATAATATTGACAATGGCCTTAATTTTTTGTAAATTACTTGGCTATGTTGTAAAGCTGTTGCCAATTACTTTTGGAGAGTGGACTTATGTACGCTGTCGTCAATATTGCAGGTCAACAATTCCGAGTGGCCAAGAACGAAAGAATCGTGGCGCCCCGGCTGAGCGGCGAAGAAGGCAGCCAGGTGGAGTTTGATCAGGTGTTGATGCTGGGCGAGGGAAAAAGCGTGAAAATCGGCCAGCCCTATGTCGCCGGCGCCAAGGTGACGGCCAAGATCATCAAGCACGACAAGGCCGATACGGTGATCGTTTACAAGAAAAAACGACGCAAAGGGTATGAAAAGAAAAACGGTCACCGTCAGGCTCAGACCCGGGTGCAGATAGAGGATATCATCGCCTAGGCGGCTTTCCCGCCCGGGTTGTGTATAAGGAGGCACATCATGGCTCATAAGAAAGGCGTAGGCAGTTCCCGTAACGGACGCGACAGCAATCCGCAGATGCTCGGCGTCAAGCGGTATGCCGGACAGGCGGTTCTGGCCGGCAGCATTCTGGTCCGTCAGCGCGGCACCCGTATCCATCCGGGCGAAAATGTGGGCAAGGGGTCTGATGACACCCTGTTCGCCCTGAAGACCGGTACGGTCAAATATGAGACCCGCGGCAAGGATAAAAAGTTTGTCAGCATCGTGGTCGCCTGAAGCGGCGATCGCCCGGTTTCTCGATCCAGCGCGCGACGTCCATAGACGCCGCGCGTTTTTTTTTACCCCCCTTCCAAGCTCAGAGACTGTGTGAAAACGGCATGCAATTCGAGCATAAAATTTTCAACATCTATTAAGCAAAGGAGATTTTACGCTGCTTTGCAAAAAAATGGATCTGTTTGGCTGCGAGCTCATCGCGATCGACGGCAGCAAAATTAAAGCACATACCAGCAGGGACGGAAATTTACAAAAAACAAATCAGCCAAGCTCATCAAGAAAATAGACGACGAAATAGAATTCTATCTTCAAGACCCAAATAAAGGCGACGAAAAAGAGAAAGAAGCAACGCAGCCTCTTCTGAAGCATTGAAAGAAAAAATCAACCGGCTCCGTCAACGCAAAGGAAAATATCAAAAGCGGCAATCGCAACTTGATTCATCCAATGAAGGTCAGATATCTCAAACAGCCCCGGACAGCCGAATCATGCAAAGCAGAAATGGAAAAGATGTCGGTTACCATGTGCAAAGAGGAACTGATAATAAACATAAGCTTATCGCTGCTCATGCTGTCGCCGATGAGCTCACGGATCTACATTCTTGCTATCAGTGTCGCCAAAAATCAAAATGCGCGCGTGCTCGTTCACCCCGCCGTATTTACCGTTGGGAATATGAAGAGGTCTTGGAGCAGCTGGACCATAGAATAAAAGATAAATCAAGAATAATCAATGATCGCAAGGCGATGGTCTAACATCCATTTGGAACTATGAAAAATGAGATGGGCTATCAACCTTTTTTGACCTGTGGAATCATAAACACCTCAGCTGAGATGCGCTTTTCCATATTAGCCTATAATTTGAAACGAGTACTCAACATTGTTGATTTCAAAAAGCGGATGGTCTGGGTCGCATCGCCCGGGCTTTTTCTAAGCCAAACCATCAAAACCATTTTTTCTGAAAAATTTGATGACTCAAAGTACTGAGCAAGAATAAATCTTGACGTTTTCACACCGTCTCTCTGCTTGGGAACGCAAATGTTTGTTTTACGCCTCCAGCGATCCATCGCCCTTCCAGCCTACAAAAAGCATGCCACAACTTCGAGAATTACCTTGACTCTTTAACCTCATTATCCTATATTAATGCGACTTAAAACAGGTGGTGCCATGTCCGTTCCAATCGAAGAAGTTGATCGCATTGCCGGGTTGGCGAAATTGCAGTTCTCTGCAGACGAAAAGGTCAGGTTCGCCGCCCAATTCAACCAGATCATCCAGTATATCGAAAAGCTCGCCGAGCTGGACCTGAGTCAGGTGGAGCCGATGTGCCAGGTCGGCGACGGGATCAATGTGTTTCGCGAAGACTGTGTGCAACCCTCACTGCCCGTGGAACAGGTCCTGGCCAACGCGCCGGCACGCAAACTGGATTTTTTCAGCGTACCTAAAGTAATCGGATGAGCAGGATCTCATTCAGGAATAATGAGCGGCGAATATGTCAGACAAACACAGAACCAAATATATCTTTTTCACCGGCGGCGTAGTTTCTTCTCTGGGTAAGGGCATCGCCGCCTCCTCCATCGGACGCCTCCTGAAAGCGCGCGGCTACTCGGTCACCATTATCAAGCTCGATCCTTATATCAATGTGGACCCGGGCACCATGAGCCCCTTTCAGCACGGCGAGGTGTTTGTCACCGACGACGGCGCAGAGACCGACCTCGATCTGGGACATTATGAACGATTCATCGACACCGATATGTCCCGGCACAACAACGCCACCACCGGCCAGATCTATTACGATGTCATCATGCGGGAACGTCGCGGCGTCTATCTGGGCAAAACCGTGCAGGTGATCCCCCATATCACGGATGAGATCAAACGCCGCATCCTTCAGGCCGGCGAAGGGGACAAGCCCTTTGATGTCGTACTCATCGAAGTGGGCGGCACCGTGGGCGATATCGAGAGCCTGCCGTTTCTGGAGGCCATCCGTCAATTCACCATGGAGCATGGCTACGCCCATGTCATGAACGTGCATCTGACTCTGATTCCTTATCTGCATGCGTCGGGTGAGATGAAGACCAAACCGACCCAGCACTCGGTGATGAAACTGCGCGAGATCGGCCTGCAGCCCGACATGCTGTTGTGCCGCACCGAACTGCCCATCTCGCAGGATGCGCGGGAGAAAATCGCCCTGTTTTGTTCTCTGCCCCCGGAGATGGTGTTCGAGGCGCGCGACGTGGACAGCATTTACGCCATCCCTCTTCTATTTGAAGAGGCCGGGGTGGGTCAGCGGGTGGTGAACCGCCTGGGCCTCGAACCACGGGAGCCGGATCTTTCCCGCTGGCGTCAATTCGTCCGCCGGATTAAAAACCCGGCCGCGTTTTGCCGCATCGCCGTCTGCGGAAAATACACGGATCTGCATGATTCCTACAAGAGCATCATCGAAGCTTTTGTTCATGCAGGCGTCGAGAACGACGCCAAAGTGGAACTGAAATGGCTGGACTCTGAGGAGATTGAGAAAAAGGGCGCCGAGGCGTTCATGCAGGATGTCAACGGCCTGCTTATTCCCGGCGGTTTCGGCGAGCGGGGCATAGAGGGCAAAATCGCCGCC
The bacterium DNA segment above includes these coding regions:
- the rplU gene encoding 50S ribosomal protein L21, giving the protein MYAVVNIAGQQFRVAKNERIVAPRLSGEEGSQVEFDQVLMLGEGKSVKIGQPYVAGAKVTAKIIKHDKADTVIVYKKKRRKGYEKKNGHRQAQTRVQIEDIIA
- the rpmA gene encoding 50S ribosomal protein L27 codes for the protein MAHKKGVGSSRNGRDSNPQMLGVKRYAGQAVLAGSILVRQRGTRIHPGENVGKGSDDTLFALKTGTVKYETRGKDKKFVSIVVA
- a CDS encoding CTP synthase is translated as MSDKHRTKYIFFTGGVVSSLGKGIAASSIGRLLKARGYSVTIIKLDPYINVDPGTMSPFQHGEVFVTDDGAETDLDLGHYERFIDTDMSRHNNATTGQIYYDVIMRERRGVYLGKTVQVIPHITDEIKRRILQAGEGDKPFDVVLIEVGGTVGDIESLPFLEAIRQFTMEHGYAHVMNVHLTLIPYLHASGEMKTKPTQHSVMKLREIGLQPDMLLCRTELPISQDAREKIALFCSLPPEMVFEARDVDSIYAIPLLFEEAGVGQRVVNRLGLEPREPDLSRWRQFVRRIKNPAAFCRIAVCGKYTDLHDSYKSIIEAFVHAGVENDAKVELKWLDSEEIEKKGAEAFMQDVNGLLIPGGFGERGIEGKIAAIRFAREKGVPFFGICLGLQCAVIEFSRHCCGLEEANSTEFNPATPHPVIDLMETQVSVVQKGGTMRLGAYRCQLQKNSLAFKAYKKIEISERHRHRYEVNNTYLPLLQEQGFKITGINPENNLVEVIELPDHPWFVGVQYHPELKSRALAASPLFREFVAAALRCKLGQSENGGGAVY
- the gatC gene encoding Asp-tRNA(Asn)/Glu-tRNA(Gln) amidotransferase subunit GatC codes for the protein MSVPIEEVDRIAGLAKLQFSADEKVRFAAQFNQIIQYIEKLAELDLSQVEPMCQVGDGINVFREDCVQPSLPVEQVLANAPARKLDFFSVPKVIG